The DNA segment ATCTTATGGCCATAAGCCTGGTGTCCAACATCCCAAACTAATTTGTCGTAAGGCGTATTTAAAGCATAATGTAAGGCTACTGTAAGTTCTACAACACCCAGACTTGCGCCAAAATGCCCCCCGTTTACACTCACTACATCAATAATGTACTGACGCAGCTCCTGACAGATTTGTTCAAGGTCTTGTTCTTTATACTGCTTTAAATCAGCAGGATAATTAATGTTTGGTAATAATGGACGGGTAATATCTTCCATGCAGTGTTTTATAGAATAGAAGTACAAAGTAAGGTATTTTGTTGCCAAACTAAGAAGGAAAATCATTAATTTTACAAATTAATACTTCAATAAATGACTAGAGATACTTTAATTTTTGATTTGATTGACAGGGAATTGGACCGTCAGGAAAATGGCCTTGAACTGATCGCTTCTGAAAACTTTGTAAGCAAACAGGTAATGGAAGCCGCAGGATCGTGTTTAACAAATAAATATGCCGAAGGCCTTCCGGGGAAACGATATTATGGCGGTTGCCAGATCGTAGATGAGGTAGAAACCTTGGCTATTGACCGTGCCAAGCAACTTTTTGGTGCAGAATGGGTAAACGTACAACCGCATTCAGGTGCTCAGGCAAATGCTGCGGTAATGCTTGCTGTCATTCAGCCGGGAGATAAAATCTTAGGATTTGACCTTTCTCATGGCGGACACTTAACCCATGGTTCACCGGTTAACTTTTCAGGAAAACTGTATCAGCCTTTATTTTATGGCGTTAAAAAAGAAGACGGGCTTATCGACTATGCTAAACTGGAAGAAATTGCTTTAGCAGAACGTCCTAAACTGATCATCTGTGGTGCTTCAGCTTATTCAAGAGAGTGGGATTACGCATTTATCCGTAGTGTAGCTGATAAAATCGGTGCATTGGTGCTTGCTGACATTTCACACCCTGCCGGAATGATTGCCCGTGGATTATTGGCCAACCCACTTCCACATTGCCATATCGTAACCACGACTACCCACAAAACCCTTCGCGGACCTCGTGGCGGAATGATCATGATGGGTAAAGATTTTGAAAATCCTTTCGGATTGAAAACTCCTAAAGGCGAAACAAGAATGATGTCTTCTGTATTGGATATGGCGGTGTTCCCTGGAACACAAGGCGGACCATTAGAGCACATCATCGCTGCTAAAGCCATCGCTTTCGGTGAGGCATTAAGTGACGAATATTTAACCTATATCAAACAGGTGAAATCCAATGCTCAGGCGATGGCCAAAGCCTTCGTTGCAAAAGGTTATGGCATCATCTCAGGTGGTACAGATAACCATTTGATGTTAATCGATCTGCGCAATAAAAATATAACTGGAAAAGCAGCGGAGAATGCGCTGGAAAAAGCAGATATTACCGTGAATAAGAATATGGTTCCTTTTGATGATAAATCACCTTTTGTAACTTCAGGTATCCGTGTAGGAACTGCAGCCATTACCACAAGAGGTTTTAAAGAAGCTGAAATGGAAACCATAGTTGATCTGATTGATCAGGTAATTACCAATGCGGAGGATGAGAACAATTTGAAAGCGGTAAAGGAAAAAGTAATTAATCTGGTAAGTCGGTTCCCCTTATATAAATAAACCGGGACTGAATTGCTTAAATGTTAACTAATAGCCAGAATTCATCAACTAATGAGCAAGAGCGCTTAAGGGCGTTGCATGATTATGATATATTGGATACTCCGCCGGAGACTGAATTCGATAATATCACCAAGCTAGCCAGCTTGATCTGCAACACACCTATTGCGTTGATCGTATTAGTTGATGAAAACCGGCTGTGGTTTAAGTCTGTATTAGGGGTTCAATGCCGCGAAGTCCCAAGAGACGTCTCCTTTGCCAAATATGTGATGCAGGGCGAAGAGGTATTTGAGGTTTGTGATGCCCTCAGTGATGAGCGCTTTGTTAACCATCCCGCCGTGATCGACGGAAGCCATGTCAGGTATTATGCCGGTGCACCGCTGATTGATGAGCACGGCTTTAAGCTCGGGACGATCTGTGTTTTCGATCAGGTCCCTAAAAAGCTAAGCAAAGAGCAAAAAGAAGGCATTCAAATCCTTGCCAAAGAAATCATTACCCATATTTCCCTTCGGAAAAAAGCGCTCGAACTGAACATCAAAAATCAGCGCTTTGAAGAATTATTGAACATCTCTACGGTATCTCCCGAAATTCATTGCATACTGGATGATAAAGGCGAACTGCTGTTTGTCAACAATGCGATTACCAATGTGCTGGAATACGAGGTGGAGGAAGCCATAGGACTAAGTGCATGGGGGCTTTGCTACCGTGACGACATCACAAGGGTTGTCAATACCATCGAGGCCGGACTCTCTGCCGGAATTAAGCAGTTTAATGTAGATTTCAGAATTGTCAGTAAAAGCGGAGTCATTCGCTGGTTAAGCTGGAATATGGTCTGTAAAAACAGGCGTTGGTACGCCTATGGCAGAGATATTACCGAGAATAAACGGGTAGAAAATGAGCTGATGAAGCTGTCTTTTGTAGCCAGTAAGGTAAATAATGCCGTGGTGATTAACGATGCCAGTAACCATGTGACCTGGGTGAATGCCGCTTTTGAAAAAATTACCGGATTTACCCTGGAAGACATGAAAGGCAACCGGCTTGGCGACTTGATCCAGGGGCCGGGAACGGATCTGGAACTCATCGAACAGGCCAGAGAGCTGACGAATAATAACCAGTCTTTTACAGTTGACCTTTTAGCCTATCGTAAGGATAAACAGCCCATCTGGTTGTCAATCTATAATACGGTTGTCTTTAATGACGAAGGGAAAGTAGAAATCGAAGTAGAGATCATTCTCGATATTACAGAAAAGAAAAAGGCGGAAGAAGAATTGCAATTGCTATCCTTAGTGGCCAGTAAGACTGATACGGGAGTAAACATCTCCGATGAAAATGGAAATACCACCTGGATCAACCATTCGCTGGAAAAGTTAACTGGTTATTCTTTAAGCGAGCTACAGGGACTTCAGCTGGGTGATATCCTGGCACCGGAAGGTGATGTACAACGCCAACTCATTTTAGCCTCCAGAGAGAAAGCAAACAACCGGGAGTCTTATGCGATAGAAGTTCAGGCAAAGAAGAAATCCGGAGAATCAATCTGGCTTTCTGTTTCCAATACCCCGATCGTGAATGAGAAAGGGAAGGTAGAACGACAAATCGACCTGATTACTGATATTTCTCAACGGAAACAGGTAGAAAAAGAAATGGTCGAAGCTAAAGAACAGGCATTACAGCTCAGTGCAGCAAAAGAAATGTTCCTTTCTGTCATGAGTCATGAAATCAGAACGCCCCTAAATGCGGTGATTGGAATGGCGCACCTGCTGTTGGACAATGATCCTAAAGAATCCCAGCTTCATGACCTTAACCTGCTGCGGTTCTCCGCAGAAAACCTGTTGAACATCATCAATGACATTCTGGACCTTACCAAAATGGAGACCGGAAATGTGCAACTGGAAACCATTCCGTTTAGCTTAAAAACCCTGGCTTCAGATGTGGTAAGTTCCTTGCATATGACCGTATCTGCGCGAAATAATAAATTGGAGCTGATCTGCGATGAGAATATTCCAGGGTATATTAAAGGAGATAAAACGCGTTTGTATCAGGTATTGATGAATTTACTTGGTAATTCTATCAAATTTACTCAGAGCGGGAGTATCATATTGAAGATCCGGCAGCTGACCGAGGACGATAAAAATGTATTGCTTTATTTTGAGGTCCGGGATACCGGAATCGGAATCGCGCAGGAAAAATTAGCTTATATCTTTGAACCCTTTATTCAGGCCAGAACGGACATCTCCAGGAAATATGGCGGAACCGGATTGGGTTTAACCATTACCAGGAAAATGCTGGAGCTCTATGGTGCCGATATTCATGTGGAGAGTGAAGAAGGAAAGGGAACCGTATTTTATTTCTCCATTTCTTTTGAAAAGGCATCGGATTACATCCCTCAGGTAAAGCCCCTGAAGCAGCCGGATATGTTTACCGATAAACGGATTCTTGTGGTCGATGACAATGAGATTAATGCCCTGATTGCAAAGCGAATATTTGGCAAATGGGGACTTAACCTGGATTTTGCTTCCAATGGGGAAGAGGCAATAGAAAAAGTGGGCAATAATATTTATGACCTGATCTTTATGGACATTAAAATGCCGGGAATTGATGGGTTCGAAACCACGAGCCTGATTCGTGCGATGGAGGGTGCTTATTTTAAAAATGTACCAATTGTTGCTTTAACAGCTTCAACGCTCCATGATGAACACAGTAAGTTCAACGAGTGCGGTATGAATGGACATATCTTAAAGCCCTTTAAGCCCGAAGAAATGCGGAACATCCTTTCCGAATACCTGAGGTAAAATTAAAAACCAATTGCTTTTATTAAAAAATCCGCCCTGTCGCGAATGGATACTTTTGGAATTTCCAAGGTCTGGTAACCGAATTTTGTGTAAACCCTTTGCATCATTTTGTAGGTTTCCACAGCTTCGGGGAAAGATTGTTTCCGCTCGGTATCGTTCCTGTAAATCTCTTCCCAGGGAGGAGTGATAAAAACAAGGGGATGGTAACGCAGGCTTTTAGCAATTTCTTTTATCTCCCTGCCCGGTTGCAGTCTGCAGAGCTCCATGTAGCCTATTACATCGGGAATACCCCGGTCAAAAAAAACCGGTTGTTGCTGTTCTCCACAGGTCAGGAAGTCCTCATGCGCTTGCCGGAACATGAGTTCCCCAAACAACATTGGTGATTTCCAGGGGAGCGCGATGCCTTTTATATTCATTTGATGGATGATGATTTGTCTGCCGGTTTCGGGGATACAAATGTATTTTCGCCTTTCCAGCTCTTCAAGCAGGGAAGTTTTGCCCATTCCTGGTCCACCGGTAATCACAAAAAAGTTCTTTTTGTTTACTGTTTTCATAGAGATGTATTTGTCTTTTATAGCTTATAAAGCTATTGTAAGCATGTTTGTAGCGGTATGCTTATGGTGATTTCATTGGAATATAAGTTGTTTTTCGCTGACGACGAAGGGATAGCAGCTGTTGCTTTACTGCGATATTGCTGAGGCCGAGTTAAATAAAAAAACGGGTTGAAGATTGCTTAAAAGCAGATTGAATTCAACGTCTTAAAAGAATGAATCAGGAGAAAATAAAGATGAAATGTGGGGAATAAAAAGCGATTTTTTTTGAAAAGATAAAGGGCCGATATCTCACGAGAGTGAAAGTATCGACCCTTAAATTAACGCTCTCAAGTACAAAGTAAAGGAAAAGAAATCAATTGGCAAAATTTATTTTTAAATAATTTAGTTTTCATGGGATTGAGTAATCAGGAGGGGTGTTTTCAGGTTCCGGGAAAAGTAAAGGGCCGATATTTCTGTATAGAAAATATCAGCCCTTACCATCTAAATTAACGCTCTCAAATATATAAACGAGCTTATTCGCAGAATGTTATGAGGGGCCTTATTTTTTTATCCGACAAAGGCCAGGGTGGCGAAGCTGACGGTATCAACACCACATTTTAATAGCTCTAACCCACAAGCTTCCAGCGTGGCTCCGGTAGTGAGGACATCGTCTACCAGTAAGATGTGTTTACCTTGCAGCGCTTCTTCATCCCTGACTTCAAAAGCTTTTGACATATTTTCAAATCTGAGGGATCTTCCTTTTTTCGTCTGACTGTCGGTCGAAACCTTTCGCAGCAGGTGGGAGTTGCTCATCGGGAGCTGCATGACTTTGGCAATTCCCTGGGCAATGCCCGCACTTTGGTTATATCCGCGTTGCCGTTCTCTTTTTTTATGGAGGGGTACCGGAACCAGAAGATCAATATGTTGATAGTAGGGGGAGAGGAGGAGTCTTTCGCCAAGCAATTGCCCAAGTTTGACCCCAAGTTCCGGCCGGTTGCCGTATTTTAAATGATGAATGATTTGCTGGACATTGCCCTCTTTTCTGAAAAACAACATCGCCATTGCGGCCTGACAAGGAATGCGACCCCAGAATTGACGGGCTACCCTATTCTCCTTATGCAAATGATGGTCTGTATAGGGGAGATGATACAGGCAGCTGCTGCAAAGCTGGGATTCACCGGCATAAAGCGAAGCCCCGCAACCACAACAGAGGTTTGGAAATAATAGACTTAGTAAGTCGTCAAAATGCTTTTGGAAAAGAAACATGGGCTAATCTATAAGAATTAGCCATTCCCTGGTTGAAAAACCTGGTTAGTTTTGTTCTTTCACCGCCAGCTGTCCACAGGCAGCATCGATGTCTTTGCCTCTGCTTCTTCTGATATTGGTATTTACACCCTGACTTTTCAGGTAATTTGAAAAGGCATCAATTTTATCGCCCTCTGCGTTGAGAAAATCTGCAAACTGGATCGGGTTATATTCAATCAGGTTCACTTTACAAGGTACGTGTTTACAAAACTTAGCCAGTTCCATTGCATCTTCAATCTCATCATTGAAATGATTAAAGACGATATATTCGTAGGTAACCGGGTTTTTGGTTTTAGAGAAATAATATTTTAATGCTTCTTCCAATGCCTTTAATGAGTTTTGTTCATTAATCGGCATGATCTCATTTCTCTTTTTGTCGTTGGCCGCATGAAGAGAAATCGCCAGGTTAAACTTGACACCATCATCACCCAGCTTTTTAATCATCTTTGCAATTCCGGCTGTAGAGACGGTAATGCGTTTGTACGACATGTTTAAACCATCTGGTGAAGTAATGCGGTCGATGGATTTTAATACATTGGCATAGTTCAGCAAGGGTTCGCCCATTCCCATATATACAATATTGGTTAAAGGGGCATTGTAGTTTTTCTTGGCTTGCTGATCAATCAGGACCACCTGATCATAGATCTCATCGGCATTTAGGTTCCGTTTGCGGTCCATATAGCCTGTAGCGCAGAATTTACAAGTCAAGCTACATCCTACCTGAGAACTTACACAGGCAGTCATGCGCTCTTCCATTGGGATTAAAACCCCCTCTACGATGTTTCCATCGTACAGCTTAAAGGTGTTCTTTATCGTATGGTCATTACTGAACTGAGAGTTGTTGACTTCGACTACATTGATCGCGTAATTTTCTGTAAGTTTCTTCCTAAGGTCTTTAGAAAGGTTGCTCATCTCCTCAAAAGTGCGTGCTGATTTCTCCCATAGCCATTGGTAAACCTGTTTGGCGCGGTAAGAAGGTTCCTGCATCGCTATAAAGTGTTGCTGCAGTTGAGGAAGATCCAATGAACGGATGTCTGTTTTTTTTGTAGTCGTAAGCATTTGCTGCAAAGTTACCTAAAAAAAGAATAAGCCAGACAAAATTGATTTTGCTGGCTTAATATTGTATCGATTACCCTCAAATTATGACGGTTAAATTATGTTAACGTTTTGGTCCTCTGCTTTTTCCAGGAGCTCCTGACTTTCCTTTCGAAGGTCTTACCGGTCTTTTGCTTGGTCCGTTGGTCTTATTCCAGTCATTGCCCGAAGCAGATGAAGCACCACGGTATGGGCTTCCTGATTTTTGCTCTGATCTTGGTTTTCCTGAAGATCTTGGGCCGGAAGTATTTTCTCCTGCGGCTCCGGCTCTTGGGCCTCTTGAAGGTCTGCCGGAAGCAGTTTTGCGGTGTGCGGGTTTCTCTTCTGCTTCTTCAACAGGTTTTTTACTCACTCTTTTTGGAGTAGCATCTGCCAAAGAGCTTGACTTCGCAACCAGGTTATAGATTCCGGTTTGTTCCTCCGGAGTCAGTTCTCTCCATTCGCCTACAGGAATTCCTTTAAGGCCAATGTTCATGATCCTTGTGCGTTCCAGTTTGGTCACTTCAAATCCGAAATATTCGCACATTCTTCTGATCTGACGGTTCAGGCCCTGAACAAGGATGATTTTGAAAACAAAAGTACTTTCTTTGGTTACTTTACATTTCTTGGTCATCACACCCAATACAGGAACACCTTTAGCCATGCCGGCAATGAACTGCTCTGTTAGTGGTTTGTTCACGGTAACAACATATTCCTTTTCATGGTTATTTCCGGCACGAAGGATTTTATTTACCAGATCTCCGTTATTGGTCAGGAAAATCAGTCCCTGAGAATCTTTATCCAGACGGCCGATAGGGAAAACGCGGTCACTATGGTTCACATGGTCTACCATATTGCTTTTAACCCCGGCTTCAGTAGTACTGGTGATGCCGACAGGTTTGTTATAAGCGATTAAGATAGAATGATCTACTTCTTTAGGTTCAATCGTTTGACCGTTAACGGTTATGATATCACCAAAAAATACTTTGTCGCCTACCTTGGCTTTGCGGCCATTGATAAATACATTTCCTTGTTCTATATATCTGTCTGCAGCTCTTCTGGAGCACAGACCGCTCTCACTAATGTATTTATTTAATCGGGTAGTAGAATCAGACATAGATATGGGTATAAATTATTTCAGTTTACAAAGAACCGAATTTATACCCATATATGCTATCAAAATATTTTAAAGCTGATGATTCTAGAAATTAACATCGTCAGCACTAGAGCCATAAGAGGCCGGGATAGGGATGTCCAGCAAGCGTAGAAACACGCCTAGTTGTGCCCTGTGGTGGATAATTTGTGAATAAGTATGGCGCACCAACTCTGCTTTCGAGAATTTGGTATAAATTTGCGCTCCGTTTCTTAAAGTCCATTCACCAGACAATAATTCTTCATTTGCTTTTAAAAGATGTGATTTTCCATCTTCCAGCGAAGCTTCAAAAAATGCCATTAGCTCTTCGTTCGTGTTGACTTCCTTTTTTTCGTAAGGTGTTGAAGCAAAATCCAGCTCTTCTGTGGTTACGGCCAGGGTAACCCAGGTTGGCAGTTCTGCGATGTGTGTAGCCAAAACTTTTACGGTCATACTTTTTGGGTGTGGCTGCCAGTCAAATTTGTCTGTAGGTACAATGGCTAACATCTTGCGTGTGGTTTGCGCTTCTTCTTCCAGTTCTTTCAGGAACGTTTTAATCATATCCATAATCTTGTGTTTTGTTTAAATGTGTAGCACAAAGAAAAGAGGGGGCACTGTCAACCCTATGGCAGTCTGTTTTTTTTAATGACCACAAATTCTACCTTTCTGTTGTGTTGCTTCCTGAAGTTTGGGAACATAGCGGTATTCTTATAGCATAAGCGTCCGTACCAAGGTTTTACTTGCTACTTATTTGCTTCTTTTTTGGAAGAAGGTTGCTAGGGCCCTGTAAGGCTTGTAGCCCTGTCAAGCACTATTGTTGTTACATGAAAAATAATTGTAATTTATAAGTAAATGAAGTCAGTGTCCGGCTAGTGTATTGACTTTAATAAAATTTATTGCGTATATTGGTACTATTGAGTATCGGTTTATTAACTTTTATGATTAAACAATTAATCCATTAAATATGGCGAAAGCAGCAAACGGCCCATTAGGGGCCCTAAACGGAAAATTAAACAACCTGGTTTTTTACACGCTAAACGGACAACATATTTGCCGTACCATTGGCGATCCGGGTAAACCAAGTATCCATCAGCTGGCCAACCGCCAGGCGATGTCAGTCACGATGCGTTTGGTGAAGTCAATTACAGAATTTATCAGTGTCAGCTTTGATCTGGAAGCTCAGGGAACAGTTAAAAACGCGCATAATCTGGCCACTTCTTATCTAAAAAAGAAGGCCTTGAAAGGCGAATATCCTAACATTTCCGTGGATTACAGTAAAGTAGAACTGAGTCACGGTACTTTGCCTGGTGCTACAGACTTGAAGATCGAAAAAAGGGAACAAGGAGTACAGGTCAGTTGGAATACTGAGGGACGTTATGATGATATCGTGATGATTTTGCTTTGTCATCCTTTGCAAAAATCAGCGACTTCACGCATTAATGCCAGTCGTAGAGATGCAGGAACCTGCTTTATTGCATTGGAATATGAAGGATACCTGGACGAGCCAATAGAAGCCTATATCTGCTTCAGAGCTGCGGATGGGAAAGAGATTTCAGACAGTGCTTATATCGGAAATTTAAACGGAGCAGCGGAAACTGAAGAAGAGATCGCGGAAAAGCAAAAATATGCCCAGGTAAAGCAACGGTTTGATATTCTGGAAGTCGATTACTTGCAGCAATTGAAAGACAATTGGGGAAATCCCGTCGATAGTAAAGCTTTCCGGAACCTGGAAAAGGAGTATAAGGTGTTAAAGAATAAATTGGAACACCTCCCCGGAAAGCCTGGTTAGAGCAGTTTTAATAATTTACCGGAAGCATCTTCATGTATTCGCTTAAAGGCATGTGTTCTGTTTTCCTGAAAGGGAGATCGGTTTGGCGGACCTTTACAATTCTGGAGACCCGGAAGTCCCGGTATTCTTTGCGCAAATGACACCAAGCTATTAAATGCCAGTTAAAAGCATAGAAGATTAATCCTATGGCTTCGACTTCGCGTTTACTGGCCTCTTTGCTGTTGTTGCTATATTCTATTTCAATAATGCATTGTGCCGATATGGCATTTTGCAAGAGGGAAAGGTATTCAAATTCGTTATTTATGGACTGTGGTAATTGCAGTTTAAT comes from the Pedobacter sp. FW305-3-2-15-E-R2A2 genome and includes:
- the glyA gene encoding serine hydroxymethyltransferase is translated as MTRDTLIFDLIDRELDRQENGLELIASENFVSKQVMEAAGSCLTNKYAEGLPGKRYYGGCQIVDEVETLAIDRAKQLFGAEWVNVQPHSGAQANAAVMLAVIQPGDKILGFDLSHGGHLTHGSPVNFSGKLYQPLFYGVKKEDGLIDYAKLEEIALAERPKLIICGASAYSREWDYAFIRSVADKIGALVLADISHPAGMIARGLLANPLPHCHIVTTTTHKTLRGPRGGMIMMGKDFENPFGLKTPKGETRMMSSVLDMAVFPGTQGGPLEHIIAAKAIAFGEALSDEYLTYIKQVKSNAQAMAKAFVAKGYGIISGGTDNHLMLIDLRNKNITGKAAENALEKADITVNKNMVPFDDKSPFVTSGIRVGTAAITTRGFKEAEMETIVDLIDQVITNAEDENNLKAVKEKVINLVSRFPLYK
- a CDS encoding PAS domain S-box protein; its protein translation is MLTNSQNSSTNEQERLRALHDYDILDTPPETEFDNITKLASLICNTPIALIVLVDENRLWFKSVLGVQCREVPRDVSFAKYVMQGEEVFEVCDALSDERFVNHPAVIDGSHVRYYAGAPLIDEHGFKLGTICVFDQVPKKLSKEQKEGIQILAKEIITHISLRKKALELNIKNQRFEELLNISTVSPEIHCILDDKGELLFVNNAITNVLEYEVEEAIGLSAWGLCYRDDITRVVNTIEAGLSAGIKQFNVDFRIVSKSGVIRWLSWNMVCKNRRWYAYGRDITENKRVENELMKLSFVASKVNNAVVINDASNHVTWVNAAFEKITGFTLEDMKGNRLGDLIQGPGTDLELIEQARELTNNNQSFTVDLLAYRKDKQPIWLSIYNTVVFNDEGKVEIEVEIILDITEKKKAEEELQLLSLVASKTDTGVNISDENGNTTWINHSLEKLTGYSLSELQGLQLGDILAPEGDVQRQLILASREKANNRESYAIEVQAKKKSGESIWLSVSNTPIVNEKGKVERQIDLITDISQRKQVEKEMVEAKEQALQLSAAKEMFLSVMSHEIRTPLNAVIGMAHLLLDNDPKESQLHDLNLLRFSAENLLNIINDILDLTKMETGNVQLETIPFSLKTLASDVVSSLHMTVSARNNKLELICDENIPGYIKGDKTRLYQVLMNLLGNSIKFTQSGSIILKIRQLTEDDKNVLLYFEVRDTGIGIAQEKLAYIFEPFIQARTDISRKYGGTGLGLTITRKMLELYGADIHVESEEGKGTVFYFSISFEKASDYIPQVKPLKQPDMFTDKRILVVDDNEINALIAKRIFGKWGLNLDFASNGEEAIEKVGNNIYDLIFMDIKMPGIDGFETTSLIRAMEGAYFKNVPIVALTASTLHDEHSKFNECGMNGHILKPFKPEEMRNILSEYLR
- a CDS encoding AAA family ATPase, whose amino-acid sequence is MKTVNKKNFFVITGGPGMGKTSLLEELERRKYICIPETGRQIIIHQMNIKGIALPWKSPMLFGELMFRQAHEDFLTCGEQQQPVFFDRGIPDVIGYMELCRLQPGREIKEIAKSLRYHPLVFITPPWEEIYRNDTERKQSFPEAVETYKMMQRVYTKFGYQTLEIPKVSIRDRADFLIKAIGF
- a CDS encoding phosphoribosyltransferase family protein, with the protein product MHKENRVARQFWGRIPCQAAMAMLFFRKEGNVQQIIHHLKYGNRPELGVKLGQLLGERLLLSPYYQHIDLLVPVPLHKKRERQRGYNQSAGIAQGIAKVMQLPMSNSHLLRKVSTDSQTKKGRSLRFENMSKAFEVRDEEALQGKHILLVDDVLTTGATLEACGLELLKCGVDTVSFATLAFVG
- the rlmN gene encoding 23S rRNA (adenine(2503)-C(2))-methyltransferase RlmN; translated protein: MLTTTKKTDIRSLDLPQLQQHFIAMQEPSYRAKQVYQWLWEKSARTFEEMSNLSKDLRKKLTENYAINVVEVNNSQFSNDHTIKNTFKLYDGNIVEGVLIPMEERMTACVSSQVGCSLTCKFCATGYMDRKRNLNADEIYDQVVLIDQQAKKNYNAPLTNIVYMGMGEPLLNYANVLKSIDRITSPDGLNMSYKRITVSTAGIAKMIKKLGDDGVKFNLAISLHAANDKKRNEIMPINEQNSLKALEEALKYYFSKTKNPVTYEYIVFNHFNDEIEDAMELAKFCKHVPCKVNLIEYNPIQFADFLNAEGDKIDAFSNYLKSQGVNTNIRRSRGKDIDAACGQLAVKEQN
- the rluF gene encoding 23S rRNA pseudouridine(2604) synthase RluF, which encodes MSDSTTRLNKYISESGLCSRRAADRYIEQGNVFINGRKAKVGDKVFFGDIITVNGQTIEPKEVDHSILIAYNKPVGITSTTEAGVKSNMVDHVNHSDRVFPIGRLDKDSQGLIFLTNNGDLVNKILRAGNNHEKEYVVTVNKPLTEQFIAGMAKGVPVLGVMTKKCKVTKESTFVFKIILVQGLNRQIRRMCEYFGFEVTKLERTRIMNIGLKGIPVGEWRELTPEEQTGIYNLVAKSSSLADATPKRVSKKPVEEAEEKPAHRKTASGRPSRGPRAGAAGENTSGPRSSGKPRSEQKSGSPYRGASSASGNDWNKTNGPSKRPVRPSKGKSGAPGKSRGPKR
- a CDS encoding DinB family protein — translated: MDMIKTFLKELEEEAQTTRKMLAIVPTDKFDWQPHPKSMTVKVLATHIAELPTWVTLAVTTEELDFASTPYEKKEVNTNEELMAFFEASLEDGKSHLLKANEELLSGEWTLRNGAQIYTKFSKAELVRHTYSQIIHHRAQLGVFLRLLDIPIPASYGSSADDVNF
- a CDS encoding DUF6266 family protein, with amino-acid sequence MAKAANGPLGALNGKLNNLVFYTLNGQHICRTIGDPGKPSIHQLANRQAMSVTMRLVKSITEFISVSFDLEAQGTVKNAHNLATSYLKKKALKGEYPNISVDYSKVELSHGTLPGATDLKIEKREQGVQVSWNTEGRYDDIVMILLCHPLQKSATSRINASRRDAGTCFIALEYEGYLDEPIEAYICFRAADGKEISDSAYIGNLNGAAETEEEIAEKQKYAQVKQRFDILEVDYLQQLKDNWGNPVDSKAFRNLEKEYKVLKNKLEHLPGKPG